In the Candidatus Mycosynbacter amalyticus genome, one interval contains:
- a CDS encoding CHAP domain-containing protein — protein MAPNVANLSTSLQAKQEIAQTDDTVIAKPQIVQPTADNRTITSYKAQTGDTVQSIAEAHNLSPQTVKWANNLQSDAVEAGRDVVILPVDGVLYTTKDGDSVQSIADQMKTQPERIVSFNDLEVNGIHGNMQLIVPGGQKPADPASTPAAASTQMSNGQSTGSFSSTAGLANASASVGNRYAFGNCTWYAYERRAQLGRPIGSFWGNASTWAINAQAAGFTVNKTPAPGAILQNGGGYAGYGHVAIVETINGDSFTISEMNYAGFNVVSSRTIPMSQASNYNFIH, from the coding sequence GTGGCCCCAAACGTTGCAAACCTTTCGACCTCGCTCCAGGCAAAGCAAGAGATTGCTCAAACCGATGATACGGTAATTGCAAAGCCACAGATTGTACAGCCTACTGCCGACAACCGAACTATCACTAGCTACAAAGCTCAAACCGGCGACACGGTCCAGTCTATTGCCGAAGCGCACAATCTATCCCCGCAGACTGTTAAATGGGCAAATAACCTTCAGTCGGACGCGGTTGAAGCCGGAAGAGATGTTGTCATCTTGCCGGTCGATGGCGTGCTCTATACTACGAAAGACGGAGATTCGGTTCAATCGATTGCCGATCAGATGAAGACGCAGCCTGAGCGTATTGTTAGCTTCAATGATCTCGAGGTAAATGGAATTCATGGCAATATGCAACTCATCGTGCCTGGCGGCCAAAAGCCAGCCGACCCTGCGTCGACTCCAGCGGCCGCTTCTACACAAATGTCGAATGGCCAAAGTACAGGCTCATTCAGTAGCACGGCGGGACTTGCAAACGCGTCTGCATCTGTCGGCAACCGTTATGCATTTGGTAACTGTACATGGTACGCATATGAGCGCCGTGCTCAACTGGGTCGCCCTATCGGTAGCTTCTGGGGTAACGCTTCGACCTGGGCTATCAATGCACAGGCGGCAGGCTTCACTGTGAACAAGACACCTGCACCGGGCGCAATCCTGCAAAATGGTGGTGGCTATGCTGGTTACGGACACGTTGCAATTGTAGAAACAATCAATGGAGATTCATTTACGATCAGTGAGATGAATTACGCAGGCTTCAATGTTGTCTCGAGTCGTACTATTCCTATGAGCCAAGCTAGTAACTACAACTTTATTCACTAG
- the sbcB gene encoding exodeoxyribonuclease I: protein MAQTFFFYDLETTGLNPREDRIMQFAGQRTDMNFNPIGESYNLLVALNDDTLPSPYALMVTGVTPQETVADGYTEAQFAKIFMEEIATPDTIMLGYNSIRFDDEFMRAFLWRNYYDPYEWTWKDGRSRWDMLDVVRMTRALRPDGIKWPTVDGKAVNKLELLSAENGLAHEKAHDALSDVVALIGVTKLIAAQQPQLFQYLLKLRNKKEIQKLVNLDDKQPFVYSSGRYDADHDKTTVALPLAAADYGNVFVYDLRYDPTDWTSKSEKELADILFTPYADRGDDYRKLPVKKLQYNRAPAVAPLGVLSQEDGWAKLQLNQATIEKHRALLLSHPEFAGRVANVLMKKPDWPPISDAEGQLYDGFISDRDKLRSEVLRNTDMKDLKLYKPEFDDARLSALFPRYKARNFPRQSTPEELASYETWRAAHLQAKAPQFMQDMQKVAAAELTDHQQFVLTELKLWFESIMPEPAEPDTSEE, encoded by the coding sequence ATGGCACAAACTTTCTTCTTTTACGACCTCGAGACGACCGGCCTCAACCCGCGCGAAGACCGGATCATGCAGTTCGCCGGGCAGCGCACTGACATGAATTTCAACCCAATAGGCGAGTCGTACAATCTGCTGGTAGCGCTAAACGACGATACACTGCCAAGTCCGTATGCACTCATGGTGACAGGTGTGACGCCACAGGAAACGGTGGCAGACGGCTATACCGAGGCACAGTTTGCCAAGATCTTCATGGAGGAGATCGCTACGCCGGACACTATCATGCTGGGTTACAACAGTATCCGTTTCGACGATGAGTTTATGCGTGCGTTTTTGTGGCGAAATTATTACGATCCGTACGAATGGACCTGGAAAGACGGTCGTTCGCGCTGGGATATGCTCGACGTGGTGCGCATGACGCGGGCACTGCGACCAGATGGTATCAAATGGCCGACAGTTGACGGCAAAGCTGTTAATAAGCTCGAGCTTCTGAGCGCAGAAAACGGGCTAGCGCATGAGAAAGCGCACGATGCACTAAGCGATGTGGTAGCACTGATCGGCGTGACGAAACTGATCGCCGCGCAGCAGCCGCAACTTTTCCAGTATCTTCTCAAACTTCGTAACAAGAAAGAGATTCAGAAATTGGTAAATCTCGACGACAAGCAGCCGTTTGTCTACAGCTCGGGTCGCTATGATGCCGACCACGATAAGACGACCGTAGCGCTTCCACTCGCCGCGGCAGATTATGGCAATGTGTTTGTGTATGATCTACGTTACGATCCGACGGATTGGACCAGTAAGAGCGAGAAAGAGTTGGCCGATATTCTGTTTACTCCATACGCCGATCGCGGTGATGACTATCGGAAGCTGCCTGTAAAGAAGCTGCAATACAACCGTGCGCCAGCAGTGGCACCCCTCGGCGTGCTAAGTCAAGAAGACGGCTGGGCCAAGCTACAACTCAACCAAGCGACAATAGAAAAACATCGTGCACTACTCCTCTCGCATCCTGAATTCGCCGGGCGAGTGGCGAACGTACTTATGAAGAAGCCCGACTGGCCACCGATATCTGATGCAGAGGGGCAACTGTACGATGGCTTCATAAGCGACCGTGACAAACTCCGTAGTGAAGTGCTGCGCAATACGGACATGAAAGATCTCAAACTCTACAAACCAGAGTTCGATGATGCGCGCCTGTCCGCGCTCTTCCCTCGCTACAAAGCTCGTAATTTTCCGCGGCAGTCGACACCGGAGGAGTTGGCGAGTTACGAAACGTGGCGAGCCGCACATCTGCAGGCAAAAGCGCCGCAGTTCATGCAGGATATGCAGAAAGTCGCTGCTGCTGAGTTGACCGATCATCAGCAGTTCGTGCTCACCGAGCTCAAACTATGGTTTGAATCGATCATGCCAGAGCCAGCCGAGCCGGATACTAGCGAGGAATAG
- the mltG gene encoding endolytic transglycosylase MltG, protein MTPPVSRMSPQPRPIAQLQPQSPVPQPKTAAPTPSEKPRLVPPQTRPPIVSKNHQAPKQMKVAPKKSNAWKWILGIILTIVVLLLAAVGSAYVWYTQQLGSVHPGSTETVRLNVASGSTASDVASQLAEKQVIKNEIAFEIYYRIHQSTGLKAGVYVLTKGMSVSEIVDHLESGKPDEFTLTFLPGGTLADARKVLEDVGYSAASIEAAFSKTYDSPLFDGKPAGSDLEGYIYGDTYNFYTGASIDDVLEKIFDHMYDDIKANNLEAAYAAQGMNLYQGITFASIVQTEVSNKDDMSKVSQVFHKRLATDMPLGSDVTFIYGARKLGVAPSVDLDSPYNTRTHKGLPPGPVSNPGLSALVAGASPADTDYLYFVAGDDGVTYFSKTNEEHEAATRAHCQANCLLPSQ, encoded by the coding sequence GTGACTCCTCCTGTTTCGCGCATGTCGCCGCAGCCACGTCCCATAGCTCAGCTGCAGCCGCAGTCTCCTGTGCCCCAGCCGAAGACGGCTGCGCCCACTCCATCAGAGAAACCTCGGCTGGTGCCTCCTCAGACGCGTCCGCCTATCGTGTCAAAAAACCATCAAGCGCCTAAACAGATGAAGGTCGCACCGAAGAAGTCGAATGCTTGGAAGTGGATCCTTGGTATCATCCTGACGATTGTCGTACTGTTACTCGCTGCCGTGGGTAGTGCATATGTATGGTATACGCAGCAGCTTGGATCGGTCCATCCCGGCTCCACAGAGACGGTGCGGCTCAACGTCGCCAGTGGCAGCACAGCGTCTGACGTAGCTTCTCAGCTCGCCGAGAAGCAGGTGATCAAAAATGAAATCGCATTTGAAATTTACTATCGTATTCATCAGTCGACCGGGCTCAAAGCCGGAGTGTATGTGCTGACAAAGGGGATGTCTGTTAGCGAGATTGTCGACCATCTTGAATCTGGCAAGCCAGACGAGTTTACGCTTACGTTTCTCCCCGGCGGTACATTGGCCGATGCTCGCAAAGTACTCGAAGATGTTGGCTATAGTGCCGCGAGCATCGAAGCGGCTTTCAGCAAGACATACGATAGCCCACTATTTGATGGTAAGCCAGCAGGGAGTGATCTCGAGGGGTATATCTATGGTGACACGTACAACTTTTACACTGGTGCTTCGATCGATGATGTACTAGAGAAGATTTTTGATCACATGTACGACGATATCAAAGCTAATAATCTCGAGGCTGCCTACGCAGCTCAAGGCATGAATCTTTATCAAGGCATCACCTTTGCCTCAATAGTACAGACGGAAGTATCAAACAAAGACGATATGAGCAAGGTGTCTCAGGTGTTTCATAAGCGCCTAGCTACAGATATGCCACTTGGTTCCGATGTTACGTTCATCTATGGTGCGCGTAAGCTCGGCGTGGCACCGTCGGTCGATCTTGATTCGCCGTACAACACTCGCACGCATAAAGGCTTGCCGCCCGGGCCTGTGTCAAATCCGGGTCTCTCTGCACTTGTTGCTGGCGCGAGTCCAGCGGATACTGACTACCTGTATTTTGTGGCCGGTGACGATGGTGTGACGTATTTCTCTAAGACAAATGAGGAGCACGAGGCTGCAACAAGAGCGCATTGTCAGGCGAATTGCCTCTTGCCTTCACAGTAG
- the uvrA gene encoding excinuclease ABC subunit UvrA has translation MPEVIRVTGAKEHNLKDVSVEIPRDKLVVITGLSGSGKSSLAFDTIYAEGQRRYVESLSSYARQFLGIMDKPDVESIDGLSPAISIDQKSTSRNPRSTVATVTEIYDYLRLLYARIGVPHDPITGREVTRRTKDDIIDEVMQIAEGTRLMLLAPIAKDKKGEFAHVPEQYTRAGFARARVDGVVYALDEFPTLKKNDRHTIEIVVDRLVMAADMRTRVAQSIEQALDVGGGIIGIYYADTDEVHMLSQRYASLDNPDIEIPELEPRLFSYNTPQGACPVCTGLGTRLEVDPELVFNPNLTIAEGAIRPYNRVNQDAWWLKKLAEVASAHRFNLQVPVKELSEEAIQKVLYGTGNQKYRVKLGTGRYYDSTYEGVIPNLERRHKETDSEFMRKDIERFMREKKCHACGGKRLKPVVLAVTVHGYNIMDICGLGIDEALDLFRNHFELTEQEQFIARAIMKEIVSRLTFMSNVGLNYLELGRAANTLSGGEAQRIRLATQIGSGLQGVLYVLDEPSIGLHQRDNDRLIATLKRLRDLGNTVLVVEHDEDTIREADYLLDIGPGAGVKGGEVVAAGTPAEVAKNPDSITGRYLSGTDKIEVPKKRRTVEKDRKLIIRGARENNLKNVDVEFPLGLMTVVSGVSGSGKSTLVNDILAKELSARLHRAQTVPGAHDDIEGIGQLDKVIIIDQSAIGRTPRSNPATYTGIFTPIRELFASTPEANIRGYKAGRFSFNVKGGRCENCQGDGMIKIEMHFLPDVYVTCDVCKGKRYNQEALEIKYKGKTISDVLEMTVETAAEFFENVPAVQRKLETLVDVGLGYIRLGQPATTFSGGEAQRIKLATELSRRSTGKTLYILDEPTTGLHSADVKRLLGILQKLVEGGNSMVIIEHNLDVIKTADHLIDMGPEGGSGGGTVVATGTPEELTKVAASFTGKYLKTLL, from the coding sequence ATGCCAGAGGTGATACGGGTTACAGGTGCCAAAGAGCACAATCTCAAAGATGTGTCGGTAGAGATACCGCGCGATAAATTAGTGGTGATTACGGGTCTTAGCGGATCGGGCAAGTCCAGCTTGGCGTTTGACACTATCTATGCTGAAGGCCAGCGTCGTTACGTGGAGAGTCTCAGTAGCTACGCACGCCAATTCCTCGGTATCATGGACAAACCGGACGTGGAAAGTATCGATGGCCTGAGTCCGGCAATCTCGATCGACCAGAAATCGACCAGCCGCAATCCGCGCAGTACTGTGGCGACTGTCACAGAAATCTACGATTACCTGCGCTTGCTCTATGCCCGCATCGGTGTGCCCCATGATCCTATTACCGGACGTGAAGTCACGCGCCGGACGAAGGACGACATTATCGACGAAGTGATGCAGATTGCCGAAGGCACGCGACTGATGTTACTAGCGCCTATCGCCAAAGACAAAAAAGGCGAATTTGCTCACGTACCCGAACAGTACACTCGCGCCGGATTCGCACGTGCGCGTGTCGACGGTGTAGTATATGCGCTCGACGAATTCCCTACGCTCAAGAAGAACGATCGCCATACCATCGAAATAGTAGTGGATCGCCTGGTTATGGCTGCCGACATGCGTACGCGAGTGGCGCAAAGTATCGAGCAAGCACTCGACGTAGGTGGGGGAATCATTGGTATTTACTATGCCGATACGGACGAAGTGCACATGCTCAGTCAGCGTTACGCTTCGCTAGACAACCCCGATATCGAGATACCAGAGCTCGAGCCGCGCCTGTTTAGCTACAACACACCACAAGGCGCATGCCCAGTCTGTACTGGCCTAGGTACTCGGCTCGAAGTTGATCCGGAGCTAGTGTTCAACCCAAATCTGACAATTGCCGAAGGTGCAATCCGCCCGTATAACCGTGTGAATCAAGATGCATGGTGGCTCAAGAAGCTGGCCGAAGTGGCAAGTGCGCATAGGTTTAATCTACAGGTGCCGGTGAAAGAATTATCCGAAGAGGCGATCCAGAAAGTTCTCTATGGTACGGGTAATCAGAAATATAGGGTTAAACTCGGTACCGGTCGCTATTATGACTCCACGTATGAAGGCGTAATTCCGAATTTGGAGCGCCGTCACAAAGAGACCGATAGCGAGTTTATGCGCAAAGATATCGAGCGTTTCATGCGTGAGAAAAAATGTCACGCCTGCGGTGGCAAGCGTCTCAAACCTGTGGTGTTGGCAGTGACAGTGCATGGCTACAATATCATGGATATTTGCGGACTTGGTATTGATGAGGCGTTGGACTTGTTCCGGAATCATTTTGAACTCACAGAGCAGGAGCAGTTCATCGCTCGCGCTATTATGAAAGAAATCGTATCTCGCCTGACATTTATGAGCAACGTAGGGCTGAATTATCTAGAGCTTGGTCGTGCCGCTAATACACTCAGTGGCGGAGAGGCACAACGTATCCGCTTGGCGACGCAGATTGGTTCTGGCCTGCAAGGAGTACTATATGTGCTTGACGAACCATCTATCGGCTTGCATCAGCGCGACAATGACCGTCTGATTGCTACACTTAAACGCCTACGCGATCTCGGCAATACGGTGCTAGTGGTCGAGCACGACGAAGACACTATTCGCGAAGCCGACTACCTGCTTGATATCGGCCCTGGGGCAGGGGTGAAGGGTGGAGAAGTGGTGGCTGCGGGTACACCGGCCGAAGTTGCCAAAAATCCAGACAGTATCACTGGTCGCTACCTGAGTGGAACTGACAAAATAGAGGTGCCAAAGAAGCGTCGCACAGTGGAGAAAGATCGCAAGCTTATCATTCGTGGTGCCCGCGAAAATAACCTCAAAAACGTTGATGTCGAGTTCCCGCTTGGCCTGATGACGGTAGTAAGCGGCGTGAGCGGCAGTGGCAAATCGACGCTGGTGAATGACATCTTGGCTAAAGAGCTTTCTGCTCGCCTACATCGTGCCCAGACTGTACCTGGAGCACACGATGATATCGAAGGTATCGGCCAGCTTGATAAGGTCATTATCATCGACCAGTCGGCTATCGGACGCACTCCCCGCTCCAATCCTGCTACCTACACGGGTATCTTTACGCCGATTCGCGAGCTCTTCGCCAGTACACCAGAGGCAAATATTCGTGGGTACAAAGCAGGGCGCTTCAGCTTCAATGTCAAAGGCGGCCGCTGTGAAAACTGTCAGGGCGACGGTATGATCAAGATCGAGATGCACTTCCTGCCAGACGTATATGTGACATGTGATGTGTGTAAGGGCAAACGCTACAACCAAGAGGCGCTCGAGATCAAATACAAAGGCAAAACTATCAGCGACGTCCTAGAGATGACAGTAGAGACGGCAGCAGAGTTCTTCGAAAATGTACCAGCTGTGCAACGCAAGCTCGAGACATTGGTGGATGTGGGCCTCGGCTATATTCGCTTGGGCCAGCCTGCCACGACATTTAGCGGCGGCGAAGCGCAGCGTATCAAACTCGCGACTGAGCTGTCTCGTCGTAGTACTGGCAAGACACTCTACATTCTGGACGAACCGACGACAGGTCTGCACTCGGCGGACGTCAAGCGCCTACTTGGCATACTCCAGAAACTTGTTGAGGGCGGTAATAGCATGGTCATCATCGAGCACAATCTCGACGTCATCAAGACAGCCGATCATCTGATCGATATGGGCCCCGAAGGTGGTAGCGGTGGCGGTACTGTGGTGGCAACTGGTACACCAGAAGAGCTCACAAAAGTCGCAGCTTCGTTTACTGGCAAATATCTCAAGACGTTACTTTAG
- a CDS encoding DedA family protein — MIPGMDLLDFIKLVGLLGVAAVVFAESGLLIGFFLPGDSLLFTTGFLVHTGVLPYNIHLVVLILFLAAVLGDSVGYTFGRSTGHRLFNRPNSRLFKQEYLHQAQEFYQKHGGKTIIMARFIPIVRTFAPVVAGAGKMEYRKFLTYNIIGGALWAAGITYLGYGLGAWFESIGIEIDHILLPIIFLIILISITPPLYHLLKDKKNRDLLWNGTIREVKSMFAKK, encoded by the coding sequence ATGATTCCTGGCATGGACCTACTAGACTTCATCAAACTTGTTGGCCTCCTTGGAGTGGCAGCAGTTGTATTTGCCGAGTCTGGCCTCCTCATCGGCTTCTTTCTACCAGGTGACAGTCTGCTGTTTACGACAGGATTTCTGGTACATACCGGCGTGTTGCCGTACAATATCCATCTCGTTGTGCTCATCTTGTTCCTTGCCGCAGTACTAGGGGACAGTGTCGGCTATACATTTGGTCGCTCGACTGGCCATCGCCTCTTCAACCGACCAAACTCGCGTCTTTTCAAGCAAGAATACCTCCATCAGGCTCAAGAGTTTTATCAAAAACATGGCGGCAAAACGATCATCATGGCACGCTTTATCCCAATCGTGCGTACATTTGCACCAGTTGTCGCTGGAGCGGGCAAGATGGAATACCGTAAATTCCTCACCTACAACATCATCGGAGGGGCGCTATGGGCGGCTGGTATCACGTATCTCGGCTACGGACTCGGTGCCTGGTTCGAGAGTATAGGGATTGAGATAGACCACATATTGCTACCCATCATCTTTCTCATCATTCTCATCTCAATCACACCGCCACTCTACCATCTACTCAAAGATAAAAAGAATCGTGACCTGCTCTGGAATGGAACAATACGCGAAGTCAAGTCGATGTTTGCCAAGAAATAG
- the ruvX gene encoding Holliday junction resolvase RuvX, with protein MGRSQSLIALDVGERRIGVAAADTGVRIAIPYDTIEVDGTEVQQVAEIVVREGAGVIVVGFPRNQQGEATAQSAYAEGFASKLEDIGKIVFQDESLTSVIAENRLKSRGKPYVKGDIDKEAAAIILQDYLEQHYAA; from the coding sequence ATGGGGCGTAGTCAGTCACTCATCGCACTGGACGTAGGGGAGCGACGTATCGGAGTTGCCGCGGCAGATACGGGCGTGCGTATTGCTATACCATACGACACTATCGAAGTAGACGGTACAGAAGTGCAACAAGTAGCCGAAATCGTGGTACGTGAAGGAGCGGGTGTCATCGTGGTGGGCTTCCCACGCAATCAACAAGGTGAGGCGACGGCGCAATCAGCTTACGCAGAGGGATTTGCGAGCAAGCTAGAGGATATCGGAAAAATAGTCTTTCAAGATGAATCACTTACTAGCGTGATTGCCGAAAACCGCCTAAAATCGCGCGGCAAGCCATATGTCAAAGGCGACATCGACAAAGAGGCGGCTGCAATTATATTGCAAGATTATCTGGAGCAACATTATGCAGCCTAA
- the obgE gene encoding GTPase ObgE: MFVDTATVFIQAGKGGDGVVSWRHEIYVDKGGPDGGDGGKGGDVIFEASENLNTLIDFRFKPELKAEPGVNGSKQKKRGRSGENKIVKVPVGTLVKRDGIVLADLTEHGQQVVIAMGGDGGFGNAHFKSSTRQAPKIAERGEMGDSFEAELELKLLADVGLVGFPNAGKSTFLSVVSNARPEIANYAFTTLTPNLGVADIDSSSLLIADIPGLIEGASEGKGLGDTFLRHVERTAVLLHLVDVYSDDVAVAYQTIRNELAQYSPELTERPEVIALTKCEGLDDDIIQMQVEAVQAVAGKSAQVFAISSTAHKGVPDLLRALVKVVQQARDVTAEVEAEDDDDLPVISLSQQAKAEAWTIRYDEDDDVYVVTGDKIEKFARRTNFDSYETVNRLRDIMKKMGISHELTRKGASGESTIRIGDDEFTLLEQANLEED; encoded by the coding sequence ATGTTTGTCGATACAGCAACAGTATTTATCCAAGCGGGCAAAGGCGGCGATGGCGTCGTCTCTTGGCGTCACGAAATTTATGTCGATAAAGGTGGCCCAGATGGCGGTGACGGCGGCAAAGGCGGCGACGTAATCTTCGAGGCCTCGGAGAACTTAAATACGCTTATCGACTTCCGCTTCAAGCCAGAACTTAAGGCCGAGCCGGGAGTAAACGGCAGCAAGCAGAAAAAGCGTGGCCGTAGCGGCGAAAATAAGATTGTAAAAGTGCCAGTAGGCACGCTCGTAAAGCGCGATGGTATAGTGCTTGCCGATCTGACGGAGCACGGTCAGCAAGTTGTGATCGCTATGGGTGGCGACGGTGGTTTTGGTAATGCCCATTTCAAATCGTCTACCCGCCAAGCACCGAAGATTGCCGAGCGCGGCGAGATGGGTGACAGCTTCGAAGCGGAGCTAGAGCTCAAGTTGTTGGCCGACGTGGGGCTGGTGGGCTTTCCAAATGCAGGTAAATCAACATTTTTGTCTGTAGTGAGCAACGCACGCCCAGAGATCGCCAATTATGCCTTCACTACACTCACGCCGAATCTCGGCGTGGCTGATATTGACAGCAGTAGTCTGCTTATCGCCGATATACCTGGACTGATTGAGGGTGCGAGTGAGGGCAAAGGTTTGGGTGACACATTCCTGCGCCATGTAGAGCGCACAGCTGTGCTACTTCACCTCGTGGATGTGTACAGCGATGACGTGGCCGTTGCGTATCAGACGATACGCAACGAACTGGCGCAGTATTCGCCGGAGCTTACAGAGCGACCGGAAGTGATCGCACTTACTAAGTGCGAAGGTCTCGACGATGATATTATCCAGATGCAAGTAGAGGCAGTGCAGGCAGTGGCGGGCAAGAGTGCACAAGTATTTGCTATCTCATCCACTGCGCACAAAGGTGTGCCAGATTTGCTGCGAGCGCTTGTGAAGGTAGTGCAGCAAGCGCGCGATGTAACGGCCGAAGTAGAGGCCGAGGATGACGATGATTTGCCGGTAATCTCACTGAGCCAGCAGGCTAAGGCTGAAGCTTGGACGATTCGCTACGATGAAGATGACGATGTGTACGTGGTGACAGGCGACAAGATCGAGAAATTTGCACGCCGCACCAATTTCGATAGCTACGAAACAGTCAATCGCCTGCGCGATATTATGAAGAAAATGGGCATATCACACGAGCTCACGCGCAAGGGCGCCTCGGGTGAGAGCACGATCCGTATCGGTGATGATGAGTTTACACTGCTTGAACAAGCCAATCTTGAAGAAGACTAA
- a CDS encoding cell division FtsA domain-containing protein gives MVFDKLRKRANDSIDKNYIVAVDIGTEFVKAMIAKIEGDDLEVVGVGRARQDVSDMHSGAIADISGVVRNCEEALAEAEDQAGLQAKRAVIGIAGELVKGTTNTIRYRRPQPDRPLDEAEMEFIIDKVQERAQVKAQRQIALETANEDVEIKLVNSALVGIHIDGYKVSNPLGFQGKDVAVQIYTAFAPMVHIGALERVADELALELVAVAAEPFAVSRSVLGTDASSTFTAILADVGGGTTDIAVVNDGGVEGTKMFGIGGRSFTRTIASELDLTYDQAEKLKVNMDNEHIKPTVKKHLETAIDKTLDVWLSGVELALSEFDSVDHLPSRILLCGGGSSLDALVQALEKSDWHKDLPFTKKPTVHHIKPSEVLGIKDKTGTIKDHTFITAMGLLRVGYDTILGSGDSDNIKEKLNRILRI, from the coding sequence ATGGTATTTGATAAGCTACGAAAACGCGCAAACGACTCTATCGATAAAAATTATATAGTCGCCGTCGACATCGGTACGGAGTTCGTGAAAGCGATGATTGCCAAGATCGAGGGTGATGACCTAGAGGTGGTTGGCGTTGGTCGTGCTCGCCAAGATGTGAGTGACATGCACTCCGGGGCTATTGCAGACATCTCTGGTGTGGTACGCAACTGTGAAGAAGCGCTTGCTGAGGCTGAAGACCAGGCGGGTCTGCAGGCAAAGCGTGCCGTCATAGGTATTGCAGGCGAGCTTGTAAAGGGCACCACGAACACTATTCGCTACCGCCGTCCGCAGCCGGATCGTCCACTCGACGAAGCTGAGATGGAGTTTATCATCGATAAGGTGCAGGAACGCGCCCAAGTGAAGGCGCAGCGTCAAATCGCGCTTGAGACAGCGAATGAAGACGTAGAGATTAAACTGGTCAACAGCGCGCTCGTGGGCATCCATATCGACGGCTACAAGGTCTCAAATCCACTTGGGTTTCAGGGTAAAGATGTGGCCGTACAGATCTACACAGCCTTTGCGCCCATGGTTCATATCGGCGCCCTAGAGCGGGTGGCTGACGAGCTGGCACTCGAGCTCGTTGCAGTTGCAGCGGAGCCGTTTGCCGTCAGCCGCAGTGTACTCGGCACCGATGCCAGCAGTACTTTTACGGCTATCTTGGCAGACGTGGGTGGTGGTACGACCGACATCGCAGTAGTAAACGACGGCGGTGTCGAGGGTACCAAGATGTTTGGTATCGGCGGTCGAAGCTTCACGCGCACTATCGCCAGTGAGCTCGACCTCACCTACGACCAGGCCGAGAAGCTCAAAGTAAATATGGACAACGAACACATCAAGCCGACAGTGAAGAAGCATCTGGAGACGGCAATCGACAAGACGCTCGATGTCTGGCTGTCTGGAGTAGAGCTGGCGCTCAGCGAATTTGACTCGGTGGATCACTTGCCTAGCCGCATCTTGCTCTGTGGCGGTGGCTCAAGCCTCGATGCACTTGTGCAGGCGCTTGAGAAGTCGGATTGGCACAAGGATTTGCCGTTTACGAAAAAGCCTACCGTGCATCATATCAAGCCATCCGAAGTATTGGGTATCAAAGACAAAACAGGCACAATTAAAGACCACACGTTCATCACGGCTATGGGGCTGCTACGCGTCGGATATGATACAATATTAGGCAGTGGCGATAGCGACAACATAAAAGAAAAACTCAATCGAATTCTCAGAATCTAG